One stretch of Zingiber officinale cultivar Zhangliang chromosome 6B, Zo_v1.1, whole genome shotgun sequence DNA includes these proteins:
- the LOC121990302 gene encoding transcription factor bHLH111-like, which produces MAGEASSSSWWKIPTTSVSSCDSINHRQYDSPYEVDPASCFTNLHGLSMSSSSANISGEPAESQLWNQALLNVGGGRDMPNHHRDDGKSFLQPWNFKSLTTDQILGLASDYLDNPLSLSSLEKLSRIQFERLSIDRSDMAIDWSLAPPNPHLDCPLSPSVSTQLPVTRLPVKLDRLHSSYSLCNYDGCLNNPPLEGSNSFINRGNGRRFTATSEGKRKRSDDSSEALLKKSKNENSMASCAKAPKLTEKITALQQLVSPFGKTDTASVLFETYNCIKILHEQVQLLSDPFMKSAGSKNHGDWGEMERKGSAETNLDLRSKGLCLIPVSYFPEDHKENGGLDYWMPTYRTCLYR; this is translated from the exons ATGGCAGGAGAAGCCTCATCCAGTAGCTGGTGGAAGATCCCTACTACCTCTGTCTCCAGTTGCGACTCCATCAACCACCGCCAGTACGATTCACCTTATGAGGTTGATCCTGCCTCCTGCTTCACCAATCTGCATGGCCTCAGCATGAGTTCTTCGTCAGCTAATATCTCCGGCGAGCCAGCGGAGAGCCAACTCTGGAACCAAGCCTTGTT GAACGTCGGAGGTGGTAGAGACATGCCAAACCACCACCGTGACGACGGCAAAAGCTTCCTGCAACCATGGAACTTCAAAAGCCTAACAACAGACCAGATCTTGGGCCTCGCTAGCGACTACCTGGACAATCCACTGTCACTAAGCAGCCTGGAGAAGTTGAGCAGAATCCAATTTGAGAGATTGAGCATTGACAGATCAGACATGGCTATCGACTGGTCTTTAGCACCTCCAAACCCTCATCTGGACTGCCCTCTTTCACCTTCAGTATCAACCCAGCTTCCTGTCACTCGTCTGCCTGTTAAGCTCGACAGATTACATTCAAGTTATTCGCTATGCAATTACGATGGCTGTTTGAACAATCCACCACTCGAAGGCTCGAATTCATTT ATAAATAGAGGAAACGGGAGAAGATTTACTGCAACAAgtgaagggaaaaggaaaaggtcCGATGACAGTTCAGAGGCACTACTGAAGAAATCCAAGAACGAGAACTCAATGGCTTCATGTGCAAAG GCACCAAAGTTGACAGAGAAGATCACTGCGCTGCAACAGCTTGTGTCTCCTTTCGGCAAG ACTGACACTGCATCAGTGCTCTTCGAGACATATAATTGTATCAAAATTCTGCATGAGCAAGTTCAG TTGCTTAGTGATCCATTCATGAAGTCAGCTGGTAGCAAG AATCACGGGGATTGGGGAGAGATGGAGAGGAAGGGGAGTGCAGAGACAAATCTTGATTTGAGAAGTAAAGGACTCTGCTTGATTCCTGTTTCTTACTTTCCTGAAGACCATAAAGAAAATGGTGGGTTAGATTACTGGATGCCAACTTACAGAACTTGTTTGTACAGATGA